One genomic region from Mesorhizobium terrae encodes:
- a CDS encoding ABC transporter ATP-binding protein, which produces MAEIALKGVMKAYGKFLVVHGVDLDIAHEEFVVLVGPSGCGKSTTLRMIAGLENISGGTISIGDRIVNDLPPRKRNISMVFQNYALYPHMNVRENLGFGLKIAGMAPAEVEQRVNEAAGILSLSSLMDRTPAELSGGQRQRVAMGRAIVRHPDVFLFDEPLSNLDAKLRGQMRAEIKKLHQKVKTTVVYVTHDQVEAMTLADRIVVMRDGRIEQAGAPMEVFNRPRTTFVATFIGSPPMNMLPGKINAGAVQLADGSSIPIPERLKAKTETGQEVVLGIRPDDISPVGHGLSQDGSGATLRLTVELSEPLGMESLLYTRIAGQEVQAKLYGPRLVKPGETLDFRLALDRAHLFDTTSGLSLEAA; this is translated from the coding sequence ATGGCTGAGATTGCTCTCAAGGGTGTGATGAAGGCCTATGGCAAATTCCTCGTTGTTCATGGCGTCGACCTGGACATTGCGCACGAGGAATTCGTCGTACTGGTCGGACCTTCGGGGTGCGGTAAATCCACCACCTTGCGAATGATCGCCGGGCTGGAGAACATTTCCGGCGGGACGATCTCGATCGGTGACCGCATCGTCAACGACCTGCCGCCGCGCAAGCGCAACATCTCCATGGTCTTCCAGAATTACGCGCTCTATCCGCACATGAATGTGCGGGAGAACCTGGGTTTCGGCTTGAAGATCGCCGGAATGGCCCCGGCAGAGGTCGAGCAGCGTGTGAACGAGGCGGCCGGCATCCTTTCGCTCTCCAGCCTGATGGATCGCACCCCCGCAGAACTCTCCGGCGGCCAGCGTCAGCGCGTCGCCATGGGGCGCGCCATCGTGCGCCATCCGGACGTATTCCTGTTCGACGAGCCACTGTCCAATCTCGATGCCAAGCTGCGCGGTCAGATGCGCGCCGAGATCAAGAAGCTTCATCAGAAGGTGAAAACGACCGTCGTCTACGTGACGCATGACCAGGTGGAGGCGATGACGCTCGCTGATCGTATCGTGGTCATGCGCGATGGCCGTATTGAGCAAGCAGGCGCGCCGATGGAGGTATTCAACCGGCCGCGCACCACTTTTGTCGCGACATTTATCGGCTCACCTCCCATGAACATGCTGCCAGGGAAGATTAACGCTGGCGCGGTGCAGCTTGCCGATGGCAGCTCCATTCCGATCCCGGAGAGGCTCAAAGCCAAGACCGAAACAGGCCAGGAAGTGGTGCTGGGCATCCGACCGGACGACATAAGCCCTGTCGGACATGGTCTCTCGCAGGATGGATCGGGAGCGACGCTGAGGCTCACTGTCGAGCTTTCGGAGCCGCTCGGCATGGAAAGCCTGCTCTATACACGCATTGCCGGTCAGGAAGTGCAGGCCAAGCTCTACGGTCCAAGGCTCGTCAAGCCGGGTGAG
- a CDS encoding carbohydrate ABC transporter permease, whose protein sequence is MIIMCVPGLWVVLSAFRPNSEILAKPPVWIPQNLTLDNFRKIFGLGSEQIGLPVGSYFMNSVIIAATSTFIALVIGMAGGYAFARYRFAGKGGIFLGLMLFRAVPGIALSLPVFMIWSKLGLIDTKLGLVIVYVSLNVPFTIWLIDGFFRQIPLALSEAAQVDGCTRWQAFWKIEFPLARSGIAAAGVFAFLTSWNEFALASQLTRSTDSKTLPVGLLDFTAQFTIDWAGMCAMAVIIIIPALALTFLVQKHLIAGLTFGGVKG, encoded by the coding sequence ATGATCATCATGTGCGTGCCGGGCCTCTGGGTGGTGCTTTCCGCGTTTCGGCCGAACAGTGAAATTCTGGCCAAGCCGCCGGTGTGGATTCCGCAGAACCTGACGCTGGACAATTTCCGCAAGATATTCGGCCTCGGCTCCGAACAGATCGGCTTGCCTGTCGGCAGCTACTTCATGAACTCCGTGATCATTGCGGCGACCTCGACGTTCATTGCCCTCGTGATCGGCATGGCCGGCGGCTATGCGTTTGCCCGTTATCGTTTCGCAGGCAAAGGCGGGATATTCCTCGGCCTGATGCTGTTCAGGGCTGTGCCGGGCATCGCCCTCTCCCTGCCGGTGTTCATGATCTGGTCGAAGCTTGGCCTGATCGACACGAAACTCGGTCTCGTCATCGTCTATGTAAGCCTCAACGTTCCCTTCACGATCTGGCTGATCGACGGCTTCTTCCGGCAGATCCCCCTGGCGCTTTCAGAGGCAGCACAGGTCGATGGATGCACCCGCTGGCAAGCCTTCTGGAAAATCGAGTTTCCGCTTGCACGTTCGGGCATCGCAGCAGCTGGCGTCTTCGCCTTCCTGACGTCTTGGAACGAATTCGCGCTCGCCAGTCAGCTCACGCGCTCAACAGATTCAAAGACGCTTCCGGTCGGCCTGCTCGACTTCACGGCTCAGTTCACGATCGATTGGGCAGGCATGTGTGCGATGGCCGTCATCATCATTATCCCGGCGCTCGCGCTGACTTTCCTTGTCCAAAAACATCTGATTGCCGGTCTGACATTCGGCGGCGTGAAAGGTTGA
- a CDS encoding carbohydrate ABC transporter permease, with amino-acid sequence MAFVVLVPLVFSLYTSFTGYRLVRPETLYTVIGWRNYARALTDFDFWIAFGRTILFLTIAINLELLLGLGIALLINKVTWGQRTLRTIMMFPMMFSPILVGFQFKFIFNDNIGILNNALLALGLIATPLPWLVNGALAMFSLAFAEIWMSTSVFAILLLAGLFAMPSDPLEAAKVDGCNTWQVFRHITLPFIMPFAYIAMTIRSLDVARAYDIVKVMTGGGPAGRTELLWTIIAREGYDNARMGMANSMAYISTILSILFTWYFYRKLVSARRYMGGEQ; translated from the coding sequence ATGGCATTCGTGGTTCTCGTTCCGCTTGTCTTCTCACTTTACACGAGCTTCACCGGTTATCGCCTGGTCCGCCCCGAAACACTCTACACCGTCATTGGCTGGCGCAATTACGCTCGGGCCCTGACAGACTTCGATTTCTGGATCGCGTTCGGACGCACGATTTTGTTTCTGACGATCGCGATCAATCTGGAATTGCTGCTGGGGTTAGGCATTGCGCTTCTGATCAACAAGGTCACCTGGGGTCAGCGGACACTGCGAACAATCATGATGTTTCCCATGATGTTCTCGCCGATCCTCGTCGGCTTCCAGTTCAAGTTTATCTTCAACGACAATATCGGCATCTTGAACAACGCGCTGCTCGCTCTTGGGCTGATCGCGACGCCCCTGCCCTGGCTCGTGAACGGAGCGCTGGCAATGTTCTCGCTCGCCTTCGCAGAAATCTGGATGAGCACTTCGGTGTTCGCGATCCTGCTGCTGGCTGGCCTGTTCGCCATGCCCAGCGATCCGCTCGAGGCGGCGAAGGTTGACGGCTGCAATACGTGGCAGGTGTTCCGGCACATCACGCTGCCGTTCATCATGCCCTTCGCCTACATCGCAATGACCATTCGTTCGCTGGATGTGGCCCGTGCCTATGACATCGTCAAGGTGATGACCGGTGGTGGGCCTGCCGGCCGCACCGAGCTTCTGTGGACGATTATTGCCCGCGAAGGCTATGACAACGCGCGGATGGGGATGGCCAATTCGATGGCTTACATCTCCACCATCCTGTCGATCCTATTCACCTGGTATTTTTATCGGAAGCTGGTTTCCGCCCGCCGTTACATGGGAGGCGAGCAGTGA
- a CDS encoding ABC transporter substrate-binding protein has translation MSNMLGKLAVGLLLLCGTSVTSVAQDYGSFPGYTLRVKLIGGAQYEPLYAEIPKWEKATGAKVEILSRKNHFELDREIKQDIAAGTLNWCVGSNHTSFAPQYGDIYIDLKTVIPADVLAQFDPLAIKNSTVNGSLVQLPRHSDVSNLFYKKSLYEDQANKDRFKAKYGYDLAPPETWDQVKDQAIFFTKAPDFYGTQYVGKDEAITGRFYEMLVANGGALFDDKWNPTFNSEAGVKTVQWFKDLYDAKAVPAGVMNYLWDDTGLGFGSGTIAINLDWAGWASYFNDPANSKIAGDVGLVRAPKGAGGKRTGWAGSHSFSITKGCDNKAAAASLITFLTDHDRQMIEARKGLLPTRTKVWEDVTAEFKAKNNPFMVKVFETYKVSMSEDAFTPPLIQPWIEVSNEIWPRLQKAILGEMTPQAALDEAAKEARRIMEDAGYIK, from the coding sequence ATGTCGAACATGCTTGGAAAATTGGCTGTGGGGTTGCTCCTGCTTTGCGGTACGTCCGTGACGTCGGTGGCGCAGGATTACGGGTCCTTCCCAGGCTATACGCTTCGAGTGAAGCTGATCGGCGGTGCGCAGTACGAGCCGCTCTATGCCGAGATCCCGAAATGGGAGAAGGCGACCGGAGCCAAGGTCGAGATTCTCAGCCGAAAGAACCACTTCGAACTCGACCGAGAGATCAAGCAGGACATCGCCGCCGGCACGCTCAACTGGTGCGTCGGCTCGAACCACACCTCTTTCGCGCCGCAATACGGCGATATCTACATCGATCTCAAGACTGTGATCCCGGCAGACGTGCTGGCTCAGTTCGATCCACTGGCGATCAAAAACTCGACGGTCAACGGCTCGCTGGTCCAGCTGCCGCGCCATTCGGACGTATCCAATCTCTTCTACAAAAAGTCGCTGTACGAAGATCAGGCCAACAAGGATCGTTTCAAGGCCAAGTATGGCTACGACCTCGCGCCGCCTGAAACCTGGGACCAGGTGAAGGATCAGGCGATTTTCTTCACCAAGGCGCCTGACTTCTACGGCACCCAGTATGTCGGCAAGGATGAAGCGATTACAGGACGCTTCTACGAAATGCTTGTCGCCAACGGCGGCGCGCTGTTCGACGACAAGTGGAACCCTACCTTCAACTCGGAAGCGGGCGTCAAGACGGTCCAGTGGTTCAAGGACCTTTACGACGCCAAGGCGGTTCCCGCGGGCGTGATGAACTATCTGTGGGATGACACGGGTCTCGGCTTCGGCTCCGGCACGATTGCCATCAACCTCGATTGGGCCGGCTGGGCTTCCTATTTCAACGACCCGGCGAACTCCAAGATCGCTGGCGATGTCGGCCTCGTGCGGGCCCCGAAAGGTGCCGGCGGCAAGCGTACCGGTTGGGCGGGAAGCCACAGTTTCTCGATCACCAAGGGATGCGACAACAAGGCTGCCGCGGCATCGCTCATCACCTTCCTGACGGACCATGACCGTCAGATGATCGAAGCCCGCAAGGGCTTGCTGCCGACCCGCACGAAGGTGTGGGAGGACGTGACCGCCGAATTCAAGGCCAAGAACAATCCATTCATGGTCAAGGTCTTCGAGACCTACAAGGTTTCGATGTCGGAAGACGCTTTCACCCCGCCGCTGATCCAGCCCTGGATCGAAGTCTCCAACGAAATCTGGCCGCGCCTGCAAAAAGCCATTCTGGGCGAAATGACCCCGCAGGCAGCGCTCGACGAGGCGGCCAAGGAAGCGCGCCGCATCATGGAGGATGCCGGCTACATCAAGTAG
- a CDS encoding CaiB/BaiF CoA transferase family protein: MMLPLDGITVIDFSQFLSGPLATLKLADLGARVIKIERPGTGDLCRTLYLSDTEIGGMNSLFQAINRNKDSFSADLRDPDDRALVRGLIAQADVVVQNFRPGVIERQGFGYEDVRSISPNIVYGSISGYGEAGPWVDLPGQDLLAQARSGLLWLTGSADDPPTPMGLAAADILAGNALAQGILAGLVRKARTGKGAQVQTSLLEALLDFQFEVLTTYLNDGRRAPHRSAVNGAHAYLGAPYGVYRTADGWFAIAMTPSLERLATLMQVPGLERWYGDAKGLMRDRDEIKRILAKAIEAKTTAYWISILQPADIWCAEVTDWPRLLESEAFRRLSMIQNLSGPGVSLETLRGPLRIDGEVLTSSKPAPELGADKARIIEEFGLTAGCGRSREQRS; the protein is encoded by the coding sequence ATGATGCTCCCCCTCGATGGCATCACGGTCATCGATTTTTCGCAGTTTTTGTCGGGGCCATTGGCCACCCTCAAGCTTGCGGACCTCGGCGCCAGGGTCATCAAGATCGAACGTCCGGGTACCGGCGATCTCTGCCGCACACTCTATCTCTCCGACACCGAGATCGGAGGGATGAACTCACTCTTCCAGGCGATCAACCGCAACAAGGACAGCTTTTCCGCCGATTTGCGTGACCCGGACGACCGGGCGCTCGTGCGCGGACTTATCGCGCAGGCTGATGTCGTGGTGCAGAATTTTCGACCGGGCGTGATCGAGCGACAAGGTTTCGGCTATGAAGACGTTCGCTCGATATCGCCGAACATCGTCTATGGCTCCATCTCCGGCTATGGCGAAGCCGGCCCATGGGTTGACCTTCCCGGGCAAGATCTGCTCGCCCAGGCCCGGTCCGGTTTGCTTTGGCTGACTGGCAGCGCGGACGACCCACCCACACCTATGGGGCTCGCCGCCGCGGACATCCTGGCGGGCAACGCGCTCGCCCAGGGCATTCTGGCCGGACTGGTCCGGAAAGCTCGAACCGGCAAGGGTGCGCAAGTGCAAACCAGCCTGCTGGAAGCTCTGCTCGACTTTCAGTTCGAAGTTCTGACCACCTATCTCAATGACGGCCGTCGAGCGCCCCATCGTTCGGCCGTCAACGGCGCCCATGCCTATCTGGGCGCACCTTATGGCGTATACCGCACCGCCGACGGCTGGTTCGCCATTGCCATGACCCCTTCTCTGGAGCGCTTGGCGACCCTCATGCAGGTTCCGGGCCTCGAGCGCTGGTATGGTGACGCCAAAGGCTTGATGCGCGATCGCGACGAGATCAAGCGCATACTTGCCAAGGCGATCGAGGCGAAGACGACAGCCTATTGGATCTCCATTCTGCAGCCTGCCGATATCTGGTGCGCGGAGGTTACCGACTGGCCTCGTTTGCTCGAGTCGGAAGCGTTCCGCCGGTTGTCGATGATCCAGAACCTGTCAGGACCTGGTGTGAGCCTGGAGACGCTGCGCGGCCCGCTCCGCATCGATGGCGAAGTCCTGACAAGCAGCAAACCCGCGCCCGAACTTGGAGCCGACAAGGCGCGCATCATCGAGGAATTTGGCCTGACGGCCGGATGCGGGCGCAGCAGGGAACAGCGCTCGTAA
- a CDS encoding extracellular solute-binding protein — protein MADLRGMTWDHSRGFDPMVATSLDYARRHPGVSITWEKRSLQAFADRPIAEMAETYDLMVIDHPHVGEVAQQGNLLPLDGLRDDEMARLAACSVGLSHPSYQFAGRQWALAIDTATPVACLRPDRLRQAPALWREVLDLARKDEVAFALVPINALMTFFGIARNLDYPVAETDDDLLDREHAGHVLELLAEIAGLMDKRCLSLDPIGIYEWMGRDADGPSYSPFGYGYTNYSRDGFCPHLLVFHDAPGISQATPKGTVLGGTGIAVSAFSKHKDIAVDYAFWIAGGDCQRGLFTSSGGQPAHAAAWDDDVCNNTTSDFFRNTRRTLETAWVRPRYHGYMKLQDRAGDIVHAFLRREADSAATIASLNTAYRECRS, from the coding sequence GTGGCTGATCTGCGTGGGATGACCTGGGATCATTCGCGCGGCTTTGACCCGATGGTCGCCACCTCGCTCGACTATGCCAGACGGCATCCGGGTGTCAGCATTACCTGGGAAAAGCGAAGCCTTCAGGCCTTCGCCGACCGGCCTATCGCGGAAATGGCTGAAACCTACGATCTGATGGTGATCGACCATCCGCATGTTGGCGAGGTTGCCCAGCAAGGAAACCTGTTGCCGCTGGACGGCCTGCGCGACGATGAGATGGCGCGGCTCGCGGCGTGCTCGGTAGGCTTGTCGCATCCATCCTATCAATTTGCCGGACGGCAATGGGCTTTGGCGATCGATACAGCCACGCCGGTCGCTTGCCTGCGTCCTGACAGACTGAGGCAAGCCCCAGCACTGTGGCGCGAGGTGCTGGACCTTGCCCGTAAAGACGAGGTTGCGTTTGCCCTGGTTCCGATCAACGCGTTGATGACGTTCTTCGGCATCGCTCGAAATCTTGACTACCCGGTCGCTGAGACTGACGACGATCTGCTGGACCGGGAACATGCCGGGCATGTGCTTGAGCTGCTGGCCGAGATCGCGGGCCTGATGGACAAGCGCTGCCTGTCGCTTGACCCGATTGGCATCTATGAATGGATGGGCCGCGACGCAGATGGTCCCTCCTATTCGCCGTTCGGCTACGGCTATACAAACTATTCGCGGGACGGTTTTTGTCCCCATCTCCTGGTATTCCACGACGCGCCCGGTATTTCGCAGGCCACACCGAAAGGCACTGTCCTCGGCGGCACCGGCATCGCGGTGTCGGCCTTCAGCAAACACAAAGACATTGCGGTCGACTACGCCTTCTGGATTGCCGGAGGCGATTGCCAGCGTGGCCTTTTCACATCGAGTGGCGGTCAACCGGCTCACGCGGCCGCGTGGGATGACGACGTCTGCAACAACACGACAAGCGACTTCTTCAGGAATACGCGCCGGACGCTCGAGACGGCCTGGGTGCGTCCCCGCTACCATGGATACATGAAACTGCAGGATCGCGCAGGCGACATCGTCCACGCCTTCCTGCGCCGCGAAGCCGACAGCGCCGCGACAATAGCCTCACTTAACACCGCTTATCGGGAGTGCAGATCATGA
- a CDS encoding MaoC family dehydratase, protein MAEIGVRARGLPGLPKEHAAIPVWNSEDWYFEDFQVGDQIRSIRRTIAEGESMLFNSLVMDHHPYVSDDMFAREEGVFGRRLVAGAFVFSLGLGLAATNCLNSFSYGYDRLRFIKPVFIGDTIYTIRKNLHKEVHNETMGKLRVSYSVFKNEGEIALYAEHLLTASYRNPADFAEEARKRQNQKEPARG, encoded by the coding sequence ATGGCCGAAATCGGCGTTCGAGCCAGGGGATTACCCGGCCTGCCAAAAGAGCACGCCGCCATTCCTGTCTGGAATTCAGAGGACTGGTACTTCGAGGATTTTCAAGTCGGCGATCAAATAAGGTCGATCCGCCGTACGATCGCCGAAGGCGAGTCCATGCTGTTCAACAGCCTGGTCATGGACCATCACCCCTATGTCAGCGATGACATGTTCGCCAGGGAAGAAGGAGTGTTCGGGCGGCGGCTCGTGGCGGGCGCGTTCGTTTTCTCACTTGGCCTCGGACTGGCGGCAACGAACTGCTTGAATTCCTTCTCATACGGCTATGACCGCCTGCGCTTTATCAAGCCGGTGTTCATCGGGGACACAATCTACACGATCCGCAAGAACCTCCATAAGGAGGTTCACAATGAGACGATGGGCAAGCTCAGGGTCAGTTATTCGGTCTTCAAGAACGAAGGCGAGATTGCCCTCTACGCCGAACACCTTTTGACTGCATCCTACCGAAATCCGGCCGATTTTGCCGAAGAGGCCAGGAAAAGACAGAACCAGAAGGAGCCCGCGCGTGGCTGA
- a CDS encoding MaoC family dehydratase produces MEVPQHFEDYRVGDVRQSGGRTITEADIVIHAGHSGDFFPHHMDAEFCRGQPFGQRLAHGTMTFAIGIGLTATQINPHAMTYGYERLRFPNPVFAGDTLRTRITIGRKADDPKRLGYGQVVEICETTNQDAKTVMYCEHILLVKKEGTP; encoded by the coding sequence ATGGAAGTCCCCCAGCACTTCGAGGACTACAGGGTCGGCGACGTGCGTCAGTCAGGCGGACGCACGATTACAGAGGCCGATATCGTCATTCACGCCGGACACTCCGGCGATTTCTTTCCACACCACATGGACGCCGAGTTTTGCCGGGGGCAGCCCTTCGGCCAGCGCCTCGCACATGGAACGATGACGTTTGCGATCGGCATCGGTCTCACCGCGACCCAGATAAATCCGCATGCAATGACCTATGGCTACGAACGGCTGCGTTTCCCCAATCCGGTTTTCGCAGGCGATACGCTCAGAACCAGGATCACGATTGGCCGAAAGGCCGACGACCCGAAGCGGTTGGGATACGGACAGGTTGTCGAGATATGCGAGACGACCAATCAGGACGCCAAGACGGTGATGTACTGCGAACACATCCTCCTAGTGAAGAAAGAGGGTACGCCATGA
- a CDS encoding Gfo/Idh/MocA family protein, whose translation MTSIEHSEQNWPAPNNPKPITIVGAGGIVRDAHLPAYNQAGLKVCAVTDLDAGRRSALAADHDIGKVYGSVAAAVAALGTTCVYDVAVPPVAILSVLRDLPEHAAVLIQKPMGLDLAGAREIRALCRERKLKAAVNFQLRFSPMMMAARQAIAKGLIGDLLEIEVHANIFTPWTLFPFLLTMDRVEILVHSIHYLDSIRALFGTPKGVFARSMGDPRAPGFAQTRTSVMLDWGDQRRGLMSINHNHQAGRKFQSAWFRIEGTEATMMIKLGVCFDYPRGEADELWFCPNGGEWRQVPLTGSWFIESFMGPMRNVQRFDAGEDDRLFSGVEDAFETMALVEACFDAMERPPVPLQLN comes from the coding sequence ATGACATCGATCGAGCATTCCGAGCAGAATTGGCCGGCACCGAACAACCCCAAGCCAATAACGATTGTCGGGGCTGGCGGCATCGTACGCGATGCTCATCTGCCCGCATACAATCAGGCCGGACTGAAAGTGTGCGCGGTGACCGATCTCGACGCGGGCCGGCGCAGCGCGCTCGCCGCGGACCACGACATCGGCAAGGTCTATGGATCGGTGGCGGCCGCCGTTGCGGCGCTGGGGACAACTTGCGTCTACGATGTGGCTGTACCGCCGGTTGCGATCTTGAGTGTGTTGCGGGATTTGCCCGAGCATGCCGCCGTGCTGATCCAGAAGCCGATGGGCTTGGATCTCGCCGGCGCCAGAGAAATACGGGCACTGTGCCGGGAGCGAAAGCTCAAGGCTGCGGTCAATTTCCAGCTCCGGTTTTCGCCGATGATGATGGCGGCGCGGCAGGCGATCGCGAAGGGCCTGATCGGCGATCTTCTGGAGATTGAAGTGCATGCGAACATCTTTACACCATGGACCTTGTTTCCCTTCTTGCTGACGATGGATCGAGTGGAGATACTCGTTCACTCGATCCATTACCTCGACAGCATCCGTGCCTTGTTCGGTACGCCGAAAGGGGTGTTTGCACGATCGATGGGTGACCCGCGGGCGCCGGGTTTCGCTCAGACGCGAACCAGTGTCATGCTTGATTGGGGTGACCAGCGACGCGGGCTGATGAGCATCAATCACAATCACCAGGCTGGGCGGAAATTCCAGTCGGCATGGTTTCGTATCGAGGGAACCGAGGCGACCATGATGATCAAGCTCGGCGTTTGTTTCGACTATCCACGTGGCGAAGCCGACGAGCTTTGGTTCTGTCCGAACGGCGGCGAATGGCGACAGGTGCCGCTAACGGGAAGCTGGTTCATTGAGAGCTTCATGGGACCGATGCGCAACGTCCAGCGCTTCGACGCGGGCGAAGACGACCGCTTGTTCTCCGGCGTTGAAGACGCGTTCGAAACCATGGCGCTGGTGGAAGCCTGTTTCGATGCGATGGAGCGTCCGCCCGTCCCCCTTCAATTGAACTAG
- a CDS encoding IclR family transcriptional regulator, whose product MNRPPISDPDASSPRYTAPALEKGLDILELLASSEGGLTQTEIAKELDRSVSEIFRMLVVLEARGYIAQDGTSDRNVLTTKLFELAHKTSIIRRLSTAAGPAMRELAIAINQSVHLAVLSEDAVLIAAQVDPPARHVLSVRLGTRVDLWRASSGRVMMAFQPEETLAAMFDRVALPEDVSEVRLREDLAEVRKRGYEVVDSFVIRGVVNISAPVIDYTGEAIAALTVPYIERYGEHTSFDTCCRLTLGVAANLSRLLGGGARFSESEAPSSP is encoded by the coding sequence ATGAATCGACCGCCAATCTCCGATCCGGATGCATCATCCCCACGTTACACGGCCCCTGCGCTCGAAAAGGGGCTCGATATTCTGGAACTGCTGGCATCTTCAGAAGGCGGTTTGACTCAAACCGAGATCGCGAAGGAACTCGACCGCTCGGTTTCCGAGATATTCCGCATGTTGGTTGTCCTGGAGGCACGAGGTTACATCGCTCAAGACGGAACGTCCGACCGTAATGTGCTGACGACGAAGCTGTTCGAACTTGCGCACAAGACGTCGATCATTCGCAGACTTTCAACAGCGGCTGGCCCCGCAATGCGGGAGTTGGCAATCGCAATCAATCAGTCCGTGCATTTGGCGGTGCTTTCGGAAGACGCGGTGCTCATTGCAGCACAGGTCGATCCTCCGGCAAGGCACGTGCTTTCCGTGCGCCTTGGAACACGGGTCGATCTTTGGCGCGCATCATCTGGTCGCGTCATGATGGCGTTTCAGCCCGAAGAGACCCTCGCTGCCATGTTCGACCGGGTAGCGCTACCTGAAGATGTGAGCGAAGTGCGTCTTCGCGAGGACCTCGCGGAGGTGCGAAAGCGTGGCTATGAGGTTGTAGACAGCTTCGTGATCCGCGGCGTGGTCAACATCTCGGCTCCGGTTATCGACTACACGGGCGAAGCCATCGCCGCGCTGACGGTCCCCTATATCGAACGGTATGGCGAGCATACCAGTTTCGATACGTGTTGCCGGCTAACTCTGGGCGTTGCGGCAAACCTCTCTCGCTTATTGGGGGGAGGGGCTCGGTTTTCCGAAAGCGAAGCACCCTCGTCGCCTTAG